A region of Drosophila mauritiana strain mau12 chromosome 3L, ASM438214v1, whole genome shotgun sequence DNA encodes the following proteins:
- the LOC117139064 gene encoding uncharacterized protein LOC117139064 — protein sequence MERENYSAEYFERALARAYGCEMLLVENFHIEAVSQKGENFCSVIYRVALDFRRSPGGALESGKYILKDLLPAAAALGSNEKDMFELLLPAMQAILEEAPKEIGERKLSANCLLAEISAGKELYIMEDLGALGYGSFDRRQGLNLEEAKICVRKLAQFHGASKVLFEKKPELIQRLSPSHYANGLNDRFAQALVLEGTEYAAEAFAEELPEISKKMKAQIPDAYTKRMRDVVDPNKSSLNAVIHGDPWLNNIMFDSVNKKATLVDFQNCYWGSPAIDLYFLFYTSLKHELLLNSQDEILNHYFDNLLETLRHCGYKDTLPTFGQLKDEMKRCLFYGYYTVVCELPICCSSPEASVDFGVHTFVNTDAMLKKRHQLFASERVRQTIKSTLLMLDSEGILETP from the exons ATGGAGCGGGAAAACTACAGTGCGGAATATTTCGAGAGAGCTTTGGCGAGAGCTTATGGTTGTGAAATGCTTCTCGTTGAGAACTTTCACATCGAGGCGGTGAGCCAGAAGGGCGAGAACTTTTGCAGCGTCATCTACCGGGTGGCGTTGGACTTTCGCAGGTCCCCCGGTGGCGCTCTCGAATCAGGGAAATATATTCTCAAGGATCTGCTGCCCGCCGCCGCTGCACTGGGCTCCAACGAAAAGGATATGTTCGAGTTACTCCTGCCTGCCATGCAAGCCATTCTTGAAGAAGCTCCAAAAGAGATTGGCGAGCGCAAGCTGAGTGCAAA TTGCCTGCTAGCCGAGATATCTGCTGGAAAAGAGCTCTACATCATGGAGGATCTGGGCGCCCTGGGATACGGATCCTTTGATCGCCGTCAAGGCTTAAATCTGGAAGAAGCCAAGATTTGCGTTAGGAAACTGGCTCAGTTCCACGGTGCCTCCAAGGTTCTGTTCGAGAAGAAACCCGAATTGATTCAAAGGCTTTCACCATCTCACTATGCCAATGGACTGAACGATCGCTTCGCCCAGGCTCTTGTCCTGGAGGGCACCGAGTATGCCGCAGAAGCGTTTGCCGAAGAACTTCCGGAAATATCAAAGAAAATGAAGGCTCAAATTCCAGACGCATATACGAAGAGAATGCGAGATGTCGTTGATCCCAACAAGTCATCATTGAATGCAGTTATTCATGGCGATCCCTGGTTAAATAACATAATGTTTGATTCAGTTAATAAGAAGGCAACTCTC GTGGACTTCCAGAACTGTTACTGGGGTAGCCCGGCCATAGACCTCTACTTTCTATTTTACACCAGCCTCAAGCATGAATTACTGCTAAATAGTCAAGATGAGATTCTGAATCACTATTTCGACAATCTTCTGGAAACCTTGCGGCATTGCGGCTATAAAGACACACTGCCCACTTTTGGCCAGTTAAAGGATGAGATGAAACGGTGTTTGTTTTATGGATATTACACCGTAGTCTGTGAACTTCCCATATGTTGTTCTTCTCCTGAGGCAAGTGTGGATTTCGGGGTTCACACCTTCGTAAATACGGATGCTATGTTAAAGAAGCGACACCAACTATTCGCCAGCGAACGAGTGCGTCAAACCATAAAGTCCACTCTGCTTATGTTGGATAGTGAGGGTATATTAGAAACCCCCTAA
- the LOC117139065 gene encoding uncharacterized protein LOC117139065, with protein MRPKDHPDLHFDVIPKLYDAHSKVFLTSLCDVDEQLRLLPRRFCRMYTTRPLAIQLLQYLQSRKANVSEQDFFVVEECQPFALLLKDGKRLEGMLCSGSHLGHSLILLIRRQQGNRLLYCYSAMRLDNLGRLLGNSVFNYWIAQGTEQLYLNLSSVNLPFDHVDFDEMAHFIEDLGARNDQSVVHLKVPKFGYEEMLWRLAHTSLRGHIHLGDHIAKSYECLSIDLERFLEENYVPRVFVSGCPTDFNYYQKVVSLDLKELKWTPTPTRMHLRQLCSLLRPQHIQGIVQFHTDGIVPPIPSFLKIFKANYSPQNDAVVSRIRSEFQAGQPKQGPYRAFQSRRAFEFVNDGDESSSSG; from the coding sequence ATGCGGCCCAAGGATCATCCCGATCTGCACTTCGACGTGATTCCCAAGCTCTATGATGCCCATTCCAAGGTGTTTCTAACAAGCTTGTGCGATGTGGATGAGCAACTCAGACTATTGCCACGCCGATTCTGTCGGATGTACACCACTCGTCCACTGGCCATCCAGCTGCTTCAGTATCTGCAATCCCGCAAAGCGAACGTTTCGGAACAGGACTTCTTCGTTGTGGAGGAGTGCCAGCCCTTCGCACTGCTTCTTAAGGACGGAAAACGGCTGGAGGGGATGCTATGCTCTGGAAGTCATCTGGGGCACAGCCTCATTCTGCTTATCAGGCGGCAGCAGGGAAACAGATTGCTGTACTGCTACTCGGCTATGAGGCTGGATAATCTTGGTCGTCTACTGGGCAACTCTGTCTTCAACTATTGGATAGCCCAGGGAACCGAGCAGCTGTATCTGAATCTCTCCTCTGTAAATTTGCCATTCGATCATGTTGATTTTGATGAGATGGCTCATTTCATCGAGGATCTCGGAGCAAGGAATGACCAGAGTGTGGTGCACCTGAAAGTGCCAAAATTTGGCTACGAGGAAATGTTATGGAGACTGGCACACACAAGTCTTCGCGGGCATATTCATTTGGGCGACCATATTGCAAAAAGCTATGAGTGCCTTAGCATTGATCTGGAGCGTTTTCTGGAAGAAAATTATGTACCAAGAGTTTTCGTCAGCGGTTGTCCGACGGACTTTAATTACTATCAAAAGGTAGTTTCCTTGGATCTAAAGGAACTTAAGTGGACACCGACTCCGACCAGGATGCATCTTCGGCAGCTATGCAGCCTCTTGCGACCTCAACACATCCAGGGGATTGTCCAATTTCATACGGATGGCATTGTGCCTCCCATTCCGTCATTCCTAAAGATCTTCAAGGCAAACTATTCACCGCAAAACGATGCAGTGGTGTCAAGGATTAGGAGTGAATTTCAAGCAGGACAGCCGAAGCAAGGACCCTATCGCGCTTTCCAGTCCAGAAGGGCCTTTGAATTTGTGAACGATGGCGACGAAAGCAGTAGTTCGGGTTAG
- the LOC117140819 gene encoding probable cytochrome P450 312a1, producing MFWLGFGLLLVALSLYLLYVFERQSRIDRLTHNWPAPPALPFIGHLHILAKLVGPHPLRRATEMINEHLHDHRAKLWMGTKLYLVDCNPKDIQALCSAQQLLQKTNDYRVFENWLCEGLFTSGFEKWSHRRKIVMPAFNYTMIKQFVAVFEKQSRILLTNVAKFAESGDQIDFLQLISCFTLDTICETALGVSVGSQSSANSDYLDAVKSILVIIDKRLKNIFYRNSFIFKRTSHYKREQELIKTLHGFTEGIIQKRIDEINQDAENRNYQSNDAELDGVKRTLCFLDTLLLSKGPDGKPLTVKDIREEVDTIIFGGFDLTATTLNFFMYNMTLHPEHQQRCREEVWSVCGKDKSEPITIEQVREMEFLEACIKETLRMYPSGPLTARKATANCTINDFFIPKGSDVIISPIYMGRCKDFFPDPMVFKPDRWAIGAEPKIEATTFIPFMAGARSCMGQRYAMVMLKMVLAHLLRNFLFEPLGERQAKLKLNFVITLHTVEPYLCRAKALD from the exons ATGTTCTGGCTGGGATTCGGATTGCTGTTGGTCGCGTTGTCCCTATACCTGCTCTATGTCTTCGAGCGGCAGAGCAGGATCGACCGGCTCACCCACAATTGGCCAGCCCCACCGGCCCTGCCATTCATTGGCCATCTGCACATCCTAGCCAAATTGGTGGGCCCGCATCCACTTCGACGTGCCACCGAAATGATCAACGAGCATCTGCACGATCACCGCGCAAAACTGTGGATGGGCACCAAGCTCTACCTCGTGGACTGCAATCCCAAGGATATACAGGCTCTGTGCAGTGCCCAGCAGCTGTTGCAGAAGACCAACGACTATCGGGTCTTCGAGAACTGGCTCTGCGAGGGCCTCTTCACCAGTGGATTCGAGAAGTGGTCCCATCGCCGGAAGATCGTAATGCCGGCATTCAACTACACGATGATCAAACAGTTTGTTGCTGTCTTTGAGAAACAGTCGAGGATTCTTCTGACGAATGTCGCTAAATTTGCCGAGTCCGGGGATCAAATTGACTTTCTTCAACTGATCAGCTGCTTCACTTTGGACACTATTTGTGAAACGGCCCTCGGAGTCTCTGTGGGTTCCCAGTCGAGCGCCAATTCGGACTACCTAGATGCTGTTAAATC AATCCTTGTGATCATCGATAAGCGACTGAAGAACATCTTCTACCGCAACTCGTTTATTTTCAAACGCACATCGCATTATAAGCGAGAGCAGGAGCTGATAAAAACGCTTCACGGATTCACAGAGGGCATTATCCAGAAACGTATTGATGAAATCAACCAGGATGCGGAGAATCGCAACTACCAGAGTAATGATGCGGAATTGGACGGAGTGAAGCGGACCCTTTGCTTTCTGGACACCTTGCTACTGTCCAAGGGTCCCGATGGCAAGCCTTTGACAGTCAAGGATATACGCGAGGAAGTGGACACCATCATATTTGGGGGCTTCGATCTCACGGCCACCACCCTCAACTTTTTCATGTATAACATGACTCTTCATCCGGAGCACCAGCAGCGATGCCGCGAGGAGGTGTGGTCGGTATGCGGCAAGGACAAAAGTGAACCCATCACCATAGAGCAGGTGCGCGAAATGGAGTTCCTGGAGGCGTGTATAAAGGAAACACTGCGGATGTATCCTTCAGGTCCACTCACTGCCAGAAAAGCCACAGCCAATTGCACAATTA ATGACTTCTTCATACCGAAGGGTAGCGATGTAATCATTTCACCAATTTACATGGGACGCTGCAAGGACTTCTTTCCAGATCCCATGGTCTTCAAGCCAGATCGCTGGGCGATTGGAGCGGAGCCCAAAATTGAGGCCACCACTTTTATACCCTTTATGGCGGGGGCGCGGAGTTGCATGGGCCAGCGCTATGCAATGGTCATGCTCAAAATGGTGCTAGCCCACCTGCTGAGGAACTTCCTGTTCGAGCCTCTTGGCGAGCGACAGGCGAAGTTGAAGCTCAACTTTGTGATCACCCTGCATACCGTTGAACCCTATCTATGTAGAGCTAAAGCTTTAGATTGA
- the LOC117139066 gene encoding uncharacterized protein LOC117139066, with product MATSASLVKVSGADAELNEAKLISIWEGITELILWRNWIKSMLAFVILQTIMYDMLSEPFVFVVSVWALIIMVISMGYRFLVQYTSTHIQNNSYAKYFDKDLRISQELSKQLGVLVSSQVVGFLNNIREILLVKSFSKSFKWLGILLLISKFGKQINFLIVGQLGLFLLFTIPKMCEMNRRLSKIVELPKYNKQCQIAKVNASTETQNAMDMESLKECNGDTIKLIEKQPEGMDLSPGCDTTKESQGAGDDHKTFSVKAEIDSDDFERLAESWSDEDTLTEQKN from the exons aTGGCTACAAGCGCGAGCCTTGTTAAAGTTTCTGGAGCCGATGCGGAGCTAAACGAAGCTAAACTCATCTCCATCTGGGAGGGAATAACTGAGCTGATCCTGTGGCGCAACTGGATAAAGTCGATGCTTGCATTCGTAATCCTACAGACCATAATGTATGATATGCTTTCTGAACCATTTGTGTTCGTGGTGAGCGTATGGGCTTTGATAATCATGGTCATATCAATGGGGTACCGTTTTTTGGTTCAGTACACTAGTACCCATATCCAGAACAACAGCTATGCGAAATATTTTGACAAAGACTTAAGAATCTCTCAGGAGCTATCTAAGCAACTGGGTGTTCTAGTTTCAAGCCAAGTTGTTGGGTTTCTCAATAATATACGAGAGATATTACTAGTAAAGAGCTTTTCGAAATCATTCAAGTGGCTTGGGATTCTCCTACTAATTAGCAAATTTGGAAAGCAGATTAACTTTCTTATTGTTGGCCAATTAG GGCTGTTTCTACTCTTCACAATTCCCAAAATGTGTGAAATGAATAGACGTTTATCAAAAATTGTAGAACTTCctaaatataataaacaaTGTCAAATTGCCAAAGTAAACGCTTCGACCGAGACCCAGAATGCAATGGACATGGAATCCCTAAAAGAGTGCAACGGGGACACCATAAAGCTAATTGAAAAGCAACCAGAAGGTATGGATCTCTCACCCGGCTGTGATACAACCAAGGAGTCCCAGGGTGCTGGCGATGATCATAAAACCTTTAGCGTAAAGGCGGAAATAGACAGTGATGATTTTGAGCGACTTGCCGAGTCCTGGTCCGACGAAGATACACTTActgaacaaaaaaattaa